The Macrobrachium rosenbergii isolate ZJJX-2024 chromosome 56, ASM4041242v1, whole genome shotgun sequence genome includes a region encoding these proteins:
- the LOC136836158 gene encoding uncharacterized protein: protein MAAASETPRGSTPVGFYVRDTISGRMMLIDTGTMRSVFLPSREDRRLPPDLATSLMAANRSPILSYGTRLLSFSILGWRYKWNFIVADVRTPLLGAEFLAHFGLAVDVSRKRLLDTESCQSLPLSPGPREPTTYSVSPHQYGSLLNEFLEVFKPELCQVPGAPAKHGIYHDTKTKGPPDVCEVPEGSPTAPSGGQEGLSRDGTDGHMQEGSQPMGLPPSHGAESGQHLETLWRLQAAQPRYRTRKLPSTKHAGPNGLLPWAKIFSKLDLLKSYFQVPVVPEDIHKTAIITPFRSYIFSFFTFSLRNAGMTFQTLVDSILGDLDFCCTFSVEKVEFLGHEISPGSVRPVLSKVEAVVRSPTPTSIRAVQEFLGMVNYYRRFIPGLRTPWPPDGGPQWLSEDFLLEGKPFSIWTVHQLLVHAFTKLGDACCSRQQRHLAAVAEFTCTIKYLPNKKNTVADALLRVEIDTEQLRINYEDLSREQAADPETPTYCTAAMSLK from the exons atggcagcagcatccgaaacacccaggggctccacaccagtaggcttctacgtccgcgacactatctctggcaggatgatgctgatcgacactgggacCATGCGGTCAGTATTCCtaccttccagagaggaccgcagactaCCGCCGGACCTGGCTACCTCCCTGATGGCTGCCAACAGGtctcccatcctctcctacggcaccaggctcctgtcattctccatccttggctggaggtacaagtggaacttcattgtcGCAGATGTTAGGACCCCGCTTTTGGGTGCAGAATTCCTTGCCCATTTCGGACTGGCAGTTGACGTCAgccgcaagcgcctgctggacaccgagtcctgccagtccctgcccttgtcgccgggccccagggagcccacaacCTATTCCGTCTCACCCCACCAGTATGGCTCCCTCCTGAATGAATTCTTGGAGGTTTTCAAACCCGAGCTTTGTCAGGTAcctggggcccctgccaaacacgggatatatcatgaCACCAAGACAAAGGGCCCCCCCGATGTATGCGAAGTTCCGGAGGGTTcccccacagcaccttcaggaggacAAGAAGGCCTTTCCCGAGATGGAACGGacgggcatatgcaagaaggctcccagcccatgggcctccccccttcacatggtgcagaaagcggacagcacctggagaccctgtggcgactacaagcggctcaacctcgctacagaacccgaaAATTACcatctaccaaacatgcaggacctaacggcctccttccatgggccaaaatattctcaaaattagatctcttgaaatcatattttcaggtaccagtagttCCAGAAGACATCcacaaaactgccatcatcacgcctttcaggTCCTACATCTTTTCCTTCTTCACCTTCAGTCTGAGGAACGCAGGCATGACCTTCCAGACGCTGGTGGACAGCATCCTGGGCGACctggacttctgt tgcaccttcagtgtcgagaaggtggaattcctaggccacgagatatccccaggaagCGTCCGCCCAGTGTTGTCGAAGGTCGAGGCTGTCGTCAGgtcccccacccctacctccatcagggccgtacaagaattccttggaatggtcaactactacaggagattcatcccgggattgcgcacaccatggccccctgacggaggtcctcaatGGTTGTCCGAAGAT ttcctcctggagggtaagCCCTTCTCGATTTGGACGgtccaccagctgctggtccacgccttcacgaagctgggggatgcatgctgctccaggcagcagcggcacctcgcagccgtcgcggagttcacctgcaccatcaagtacctccccaacAAGAAGAACACAGTAGCTGATGCCCTCTTGAGGGTCGAAATCGACACAGAGCAACtcaggatcaactacgaggacctctcCCGCGAacaagccgccgacccagagaccccaacTTACTGCACAGCAGCCATGTCGCTGAAGTAG
- the LOC136836554 gene encoding alpha-N-acetylgalactosamine-specific lectin-like: protein MAFASRTLHLVCIGLLFSHISLGRVVQTSFVPESFAELSDKVQDIKSFLDFKQEVKSTILLNQLEFLLKTAELEGNIGNRNSRDLTNLESRFSQMELKIDGLPAEGINAHSTDPKCKEGWQYFQNSCYFFSNAEGSWEEGRKDCLDMAGDYVKITTHEEFNFVGSQVKASAWIGLDDLAAEGNYTWVLEGNQQTEPPRTWWHPNQPDNHGGAEDCIHYWIRDDKKPLWNDHRCHMKFRYVCEMNTTANLSTPLLL, encoded by the exons ATGGCGTTCGCATCTAGGACCCTGCATCTGGTCTGTATCGGCCTACTGTTTTCTCACATTTCTCTCGGGAGGGTTGTGCAAACCAGCTTTGTTCCGGAAAGCTTTGCAG AACTATCTGATAAAGTCCAGGACATTAAATCTTTCCTGGATTTTAAGCAAGAGGTCAAATCTACAATACTTCTCAACCAGCtggaatttcttttgaaaactgcTGAATTGGAGGGAAACATTGGCAACCGTAATAGCAGAGATTTAACAAACCTTGAATCAAGGTTTAGCCAAATGGAACTGAAAATTGATGGATTGCCAGCCGAAGGAATTAATG CTCATTCTACCGACCCCAAGTGCAAGGAGGGCTGGCAATACTTCCAAAATTCGTGTTACTTCTTTTCCAACGCAGAGGGCTCTTGGGAGGAAGGACGAAAGGACTGCCTTGATATGGCCGGTGATTACGTCAAGATCACAACACATGAAGAGTTTAATTTTGTTGGCA gccaagtGAAGGCGTCTGCATGGATTGGGCTGGATGACTTGGCGGCTGAGGGCAATTACACCTGGGTTTTAGAAGGCAATCAACAAACGGAACCTCCCAGGACTTG gTGGCACCCTAATCAACCAGACAATCATGGCGGGGCAGAAGACTGCATTCACTACTGGATCAGAGATGATAAAAAACCACTGTGGAATGATCACCGCTGTCATATGAAATTCCG aTATGTTTGCGAGATGAACACCACAGCGAACCTCTCGACCCCATTACTGTTGTAA